The nucleotide sequence GCCCGGCATAAGTGAACTCAATCGTGGGCAGCGGGGGTGGCGCGGGGATGGTGTCCATGAACTGATGCTCGGACAGTTGCGGCTTTCGCGCACGCGGGGACCGCCGACTCTCCACAGGTGTTGGGCGAGCCCTGCGACGAGGATGAATTGTGGACTCCGGCGGCGCGTATTGCGGACTGATGACCCGCAGCCCTCCACGACGCCGTCGGCCGCGGATGGGGGGAGAACTACCCGCCGACCTTTCGGCACTGCCCAGCCCTTTCGGACCGCGGTTACGGTGCCGGAGCGCCGCTTAGCGGCGAGCGGAAGTCGGCGACACGTGGAACATGACGATCGAGCAGGCGGCCGCTGGGGTGAACGGCAGGGCCTACGTGCCGCTTCCGAGCCGCCCTTGGATGGCGGCGCGGGTGCGCTGCGACTGAATCGGCGGGTGTTCTTGCGCCTGCAGCAGCCGGGCTGAGCCAGGTAGATCCGCGTTTTGTTGGTATTGCGCGGAATTGTCAGTTGGGCTGGAGTTGGGTGATAGTGCTCCAGTGCGCAACGGGCACCTCGGCGCGCACAGGAGGCAACCCACGGCCGCTAACGGTTTCGGTAGAACCGCGGAATCGTGTGGACTGTGGGAATGGGCCTTGCGGAGACGTGCACAGCCGTACAGCCGTCAACCGGGCTCATCCTGCCCGAGCCTGACGTGTCTACAGCGGTTGGTAAATGAAGCGCTCAATGGTTGCCGTGCCGCTTACGGCGCGCACGCCCACGACCCGCCCGGTGAAGCCGCCGGCGACCTCGGTGGACAGGTAGCGGCCGTCCAGCCGGCCCAGCTCTATGTCTCGCCCATCCACGCTCACGCCCAGCACCAGTTCGTCGGGCACGCGCTGGCCGAAGAATCCCGACTCCGGGAGCTGCGCGCTCACCCACATCCGCAACGCCCGTCCCTGCGGCGCCTCCATGTACTCCGCAGCCAATTCGCCAAGAGTCTGTTCAAACGGCGCCGCGGTCGCCACGGCCACGGCACGGTCCCCGTCCCAGCGCACGGCGGCCCGGTGACCGGGGTCCAAGTACACGCAGAGCTCGACGGCGGCGCCCGGCTCCACCACCAGTTCCGCCTCGGCGCGCCAGGCGGCGTCGCGGCAGCGGGTAGCCAGCAGCGGGCGCGGCGCGGCGTCGTCGCCGGGCGCGGTGAGCCTCAGTCTCCCGGCCTCGTTGCGCGCCAGTGCGGCACGGGCGAGCCCGCCCGGGGAGACCCACTGGTCGGGCAGATCCCAGGGAGCGTCGGCGTCGGCCACCGGACCCGGCCGACCGCGCAGCTCATCGGTGAAGGCGTGCGTGGAGGAGGCGTCGCGCGCGGCGATCGCCTCCGCGTAGCGGTCCTCGACGACGACCGGCCAGTCCCCCTCCCAGTGGGCGCCGACCAGGAAGGTCTCCCGGCCGTTGACGTGATACCCGGGGAAGGGCTCCAGCTGGCGAATGCCCAGGTGCACCATGGCGAAGCGCGCCCCGTCCCATCCGTCGGCGTCGAGGGGCACCAGGTCGGCGTGCCCGGTGGCCTGCACCGGATGGTCGGTGGAGCGGTGGGTGAGGATCGGGTTGCCGGGGTGCTCCTCCCACGGGCCGGTCAGCTCGCGGGCGCGCGCCATGGTCACGCAGTGCCCGATGCCGGTGCCGCCCTCGGCCAGCAGCAGGTACCACCAACCGCGGCGGCGGTACAGGTGCGGCCCCTCCGCGTCGCGCATGCCCGTGCCCTGCCACAACTCGACCGCCTCGCCCAGGCGTCGGCCGGTGCCCGGGTCGATCGGCACCGAGCGCAGCGTGGATACCGCGGTGCCGGTCTCGAAGGACACTCCGCGCCAGCTCAGGTGGCAGACGCCCTCCTCGTCCCAGCACAGGTCCGGGTCGATGCCCGGGGTGTCGGGCACTTCCACCGGGTCGGACCAGTCGGCGGCGGGATCTGTGGTGCGCACGATGCGCTGGCTCAGCGGGTCCTGCCCCATATTGGTGACGATCACGTAGAAGACGCCGTCGTGGTGGCGGATGGTGGGGGCGAAGGTGCCCTGGGAGCCGGCGTCGCCTCCCGGCAGCGGCAGGGCGGAGGGGCGGGCGTAGGCGTGACCGACCTGCTCCCAGTGCACCAGGTCGGCGGAGCGGTGCACGGGCACGCCCGGCAGGTACTCGAAGCTGGAGTTGACCAGCCAGAAAGCTCCGTCCACGCGGCAGATGGACGGATCCGGGTAGTAGCCCGGCAGAATCGGGCGGGCGGACCGGGTGGGCACGGTGTCCTCCTTTGACGCGGCGTTCTACTTCGGGCGCTGGGGGTGGTGGTCCGAGAGGACACGGGGCGCCTCGGACCACCGCCATATCTACCGGTCTCGGTGTGTAACTAATGCCGGTCTCGGTGTGTTACAAGTGCCGGT is from Actinomyces sp. 432 and encodes:
- a CDS encoding glycoside hydrolase family 43 protein, which codes for MPTRSARPILPGYYPDPSICRVDGAFWLVNSSFEYLPGVPVHRSADLVHWEQVGHAYARPSALPLPGGDAGSQGTFAPTIRHHDGVFYVIVTNMGQDPLSQRIVRTTDPAADWSDPVEVPDTPGIDPDLCWDEEGVCHLSWRGVSFETGTAVSTLRSVPIDPGTGRRLGEAVELWQGTGMRDAEGPHLYRRRGWWYLLLAEGGTGIGHCVTMARARELTGPWEEHPGNPILTHRSTDHPVQATGHADLVPLDADGWDGARFAMVHLGIRQLEPFPGYHVNGRETFLVGAHWEGDWPVVVEDRYAEAIAARDASSTHAFTDELRGRPGPVADADAPWDLPDQWVSPGGLARAALARNEAGRLRLTAPGDDAAPRPLLATRCRDAAWRAEAELVVEPGAAVELCVYLDPGHRAAVRWDGDRAVAVATAAPFEQTLGELAAEYMEAPQGRALRMWVSAQLPESGFFGQRVPDELVLGVSVDGRDIELGRLDGRYLSTEVAGGFTGRVVGVRAVSGTATIERFIYQPL